The Phragmites australis chromosome 1, lpPhrAust1.1, whole genome shotgun sequence genomic interval TTGTTCGGCTTCACGACCCTCTTCCCTGCAAGATCCAGTGgcaaatcaatcaatcaaacaagCCCTGAAGAACAAAAAATCAAGAATCCAATCTAGGAGGAGGCAGGGCAGGAAAGAATGGCACGCATACCTTTGCGGACGTGGGGGGCCTTGCCGTGGCGACTGGGAGGGatggacttgttcttcttctgcCCCTTGAACAGGCTCTGCTTCTGCGtcatctccctcctctccaATCGATCAACCGAACAGCCGCCGCGACTTGTGCTATCGGAAGGATTCGGCTGAAACCTGAAGCCCGCGTCGCGCCGCCTCtctggagctgctgctgctatgACGGTTGGGGATGCGCCGCCGCCTAGGGCTTTTCTTTGGTCGGGCCTGCTATTGTGGGCCGGAGAAGACCAGGCTTTCAAAATAGTAAGAAAGGTTCGTCCTAGTTTGGTGGCCCAACTCGTTTTCAACATTGGGAGGCCCAACAGTTACAAAAATAcgatttcttttattttttatatttcgaaataAAAAACTGCAAATATATACGCCCGTTTTgaaaaactatagatttagaCTCTAACGCTCATTAGAAGGAAGACATGTGACCTCTATACCGAAAAAAGTTTCAGAATTTCTTATGgccatttagattttttttaaattttgaagcattagaacacaatattttttatttttataagttGGAAGGACAACACGAGTTTGGATTTATAATTTTCCAAAATaaacacatatatttgcaatattttatttaaaataatataaataaatagcaCGTCAAAATAGTCGACTCGCTATTCTTTTGAgacttcttttctctcttctcttcttcctttatTTTCCCCGAATAGATGCATACTCATTCGTCATCCAAACTAAAAGGAGAAGTAGGATTGTTGCTGCGGACACAATCAGGCGCCAAGTAGACGCTTCCTCTATCTTACAGTAATGAACAGAAACAGCCAGCTTGTTGCATGTCGCACTTCATTCATGTTTGAAGTACAAGATTGGCAGACCAACGACAGATAAAAAAACAATAAGGCCCTTTCAGAACGCAGTATTCTTGAAACGTAGGAATAGAAAAAACATATAATTAGAGTTGCAAAGCATCTTGAATCTTATGAAATGAAAAACTGCAGGAATTACTCGTGTGAAGTGTTTGGATGCTCCACAGGAAGAGTAGAGGAATTTGGGAGTTAGATGTTCATTAGcaagagagaaaggaaagagaaagagagacgaTGCATTGGAACTTTCAAAGGAATTGGAAAAATGAGGCTAGAGCTCATGCTAGAATTTCTCTGCAACGTGAAGAAAATCTTCGTATCCTATGAAATTCCTTTGCTCCAATTCCAAAGGAGGTCTAAAAGTTCAAGAATGGCATGGAAGAATGCGAAGAAAGCTTCCCCTACACTTCAAGCATGGGTGACCGGAGTTACAATGTTATGGCTGGTGGATTGGCTTTGGAGGAAGTACTGATGGTCGACAAGAGGGCGCCGTcatgggagagaggagagaagcgCAGGAAGAAGAGCAGAAGAACAGGAAGGTGAGGGAATAATCTTGCTTGCCTTTATTATCACGATGGCCTCTCCTTTAATAGAGATGGCAGATGCAATCTTAGCCGACTCCAACTCCTTAACTAAACCCAATGTAATTCCTGCTTTATCTCTATCCGAATCCAACTGCATCTTATCTCTAATTTAACTCATCTGAAATTACTCTAGTTTTAAACCGATCTAACCTATCTCTAATGGCAAGCCTTGATTCCTAATAGTCGCCCCAACTGCCGGGTGCGGCGCCCATAAGTCAGGCCCCACGTAACATACAAACTGCGAATAGTCCAACATGACTCACTTTTCGCAAACCTCATTTCAGTTAACCAATAAATTTGTACAAAGCACATATGTTCCTCTTTGAGAATTATCATGCGCATATTTCAATTTTGGTTCCGGCTGCTTGAAAAATGCACTGGACTGTCTCAAAAACACTGGGTTAATTATCTTCTTGGGAGACTTAGCTAGcaaggtgatgatgatggtatcACGAGCTCTCGGTCGTATCCATTTTCGATGCTTCTTCGACACCCTTGAAGGCAAGACGGAGCTTCCTCTGTGACGACACTTTCTTCCCGTTGTTCTCTGCCATACCCGTGACATGGACAGTCGCATATGGGACTCCTTTAAGGAGCTCAAACATTGGAATGCTCAGGTTTGGCCGAGTCATCTGCTCGAGAACCTCCGGTGACTGCATGTACAGGTTGTTGCCTTCATGCGTCACACTAGCTTTTGACATCCGCAGTCTGGGGTCCTCTTCAAGCATTTTGATGAACTGTCAATCAGTGTAATGGGCTTAGATATCTATGAGCAGCACACAAAGTGGTAATCAAGAAATGTTTGCACAAATGTATGAAAACACATTGTATAGAAGAACCCTTGAGCTACAACATGGCACGTCGATTAAACTTAGCGAACAACATAGCCAGTTCTGTTTTTCTGTTTAAGACTCAgttatgtgatttttatatgaTGATTGTGTTCATATGTGCCTGTGTAGACATGCGATCAAGTTGAGCTACTTTTGCATACTTAAAAACAGTATGTCTATGCCCCTTTCACAAATACGTCCATAACATGAGAAAGAATATACCTCAGACTAGCAATACACAAAATGACATAGCAGAGCATATGTAGGAATTTGAATAAGATAATCCTAGCAAAGGAAAATTGCTCATGCAATCAGAATTTAACTCCGCTGACATGGGTTTGCAAGGTTTTGAGCTTGTTACTGACCTCCGAAAGAGTAGATGATGTATCCAGCTCGATAAGGGTACCAGGCCCACATACAAGGCAATCTTTGTCTCTGACAAAATCGGTTACTTTAATATGAGTTCCTTCAAGACCATTGTACCTGTAAATAAACATAAATAATCACTGGTCGTCAAACTGAACATGTGTTGTGTTTTTGTAACCCCATCAAGAAATGCATGAGTCAGATATAACTGTTAAAAATGTTAACAGCAGTATAGCATCTAGTAGGATACAAATTAAAATGCTCTGAGGAATATAGTGACAAATGACCCATCAAATCTTGCCAAGTAATCAAGCATGTGGAGTGGCAACACAAAAAAGTAACTCAGCACTCAAGGCAATTATCAAACATTCAAACCAATTGATATTAATGACCTCTATGCTGAAGTTGAATCACTATACTGTATACTCTTTCCCCCCTCAACCTAGGGAATCAATCGTGTTTTTCAAAAACATGAACACGCCACAGACTCGCGTACACGCACCAACTTTGGGAAGAAACAACACTCGATGTAGTTTGTGATGCCGGTCGAAATGTCCACACAACCACACACCATTTTCTACTTGATATTATTCCATTGACTCACGGCAGCCCCAAGATCACTTAAACACAAAAGCTCACAGGTCACAGCCCCAGTAACTCTAAAGATACAGCACCCATGTGTGCAAGATAACTCGTAACAAGGCTAATGCCACTACTCAACGCTACAATCTATACACCTATATAATAGATTAGTTCAACTCTTTCCTACGTCCACACAACCTTCTACCTCCACACAAATGGTCTTTCCTCTGTCCAGCCCAATCTGTGCATGCAAGAATCTTGCTTTCTTGAAATGAAGCATTCAGACCTCTTCTCGTATGGCTTCATCAAATCTGATGGCCCAAAGCGCCCAGTTCATCCAACACTCACGGGCCCACGATCGTTTCGCCTCCTCTCCGAGTCCCGAAAGCGCTGCTCCTCTCCCGACTCGCCTCATCGATGCCTCCCGTGCGCGTGCGCGTGCGCCCTCCTCCCTACTCACTCCCTCCGGATCTAGGCCATTTCTGCTTGCTCTGCACCGCCGCAACACCTCCGCACCGCCACGAACCCTAGCATACCCTCCACGCCGCCTCCTCACTGCTACCGCTGTAGTGTTCCGCGTCCGCCTCCTTTCCCCTCTCCGCCGCTTCAACCAAACCCTTCGAGCTCGCGCGCCTGCGATGGACGCCTCTGCCGCCATCGGGCCCTCCTTCTCCGGCGCTGAGGCTCCCACTCAGCCCCCACCAACCCCAAACAACCCCGCCatggccgccaccgcctccatctctctccctccacctTTGTCTCCGCCTACCCCTCCCTTCTCCCCGCAGGCCCCCGCGCCATGCCCCCTTCTACTCTCCCCTTCTTCTCTTCCCCTCCATCTCCACGTCGCCCCCAGCCGGCTCCCGTCCCCGCACTCTTGGCGCCCTGATGTGAGGGCGCGCACGGGAACTATTCAGACACCGACGCTTGCGCGCCCTGGCAGCGTCGTTGAGATGGACCACCTCCCCTCTGACTTGCGGGACCACGCCATGGAGGCAGTCGACCACTTCGGCGATCGTGTCACCATCGGTGGCGTTGCCTCCCGAGCTCCTTGCATCCCCTGCTGCTGGCCTTCCAGCCTTCGGTGATAATCATTGCGAATTGTGTAGGTGTCGGAGGAAGGAGAGGTGTTGTATGTCTTCCCAAAAGACTACCGTGCAAAGCTGGTTGACAAGTCATTTAGGATGCGGGCCAAGCCTCTGCTGGAGAAAGCCAAGGTTATGGAGCAGGGGAGATGTAACTGATACTCTTGATCACTAGGAATTGTGCTGATATTGGTTGTGTTGTTGCTCTTTTGCAGGAAGTGGGTGCGTATTTGTTAAGGGTTTCATTCGTGACAGCGCCCATTGTTTCCATTGTGCTGGTGTACACTACCATCATTGCCATTCTCTCAAGTTCAAGTATGTTTAGTACTATAGGATAGAGTTTGTGCGTACTAACTGTATATGTACTGGCCAAAGGCCAAAGCTGTTCTGGCATAATGTCTTCATCTTTGTCATGTTGTTCTATTCCCTGAAGTGAGCATTTTGTGAATGTCTTAGTGATCAATGACTAAATTACATACTGAGAACGAAGAACAGTTTTAATCAATATGCCATCTACTTTTTTGCGAACATTTCACTCTTTATCTAGAGAGGTGCTCTCTCAATTCGAaaggtaaaagaaaaataaaagcacACTCGAAGATTTCATGAGCATTAGCTACTGCTTTTTATTTTTGGGAGCTTTAGCGGAGGCATTGTCATTTAACTCAATGTGCCTTCCGTTGATACCACCTCCTCTTCTACTAGAAGTGATGAAGATAATCGTGGTAGGCAGCGGAGATCTTATGATTCTACTATTATCATTCCGTCAGATTTGTTCTGGTAAGTTTCATGTAATTTTTAATGAGTATTTTGAAACTTCTGGATCACCCTATTACACTCTTGACTGAAAGGAACAAAAAGACAAATTCCCTTTGCTTTTGATCTTGCAGAGCTACTCAACCTGTCAATCACATCATATTACTGTAATTTCGAGTTGGATATTGCCTGTACTTTGCATGCTTCATGGTGTTCTAGAATTTCCTGTTTAAAAAAGCATCctaggggaaaaaaagaaacccCGAAGAAAGTTCTATTTGAAATGTTGTTTGTTGGCAAACCAATCGAATAAAATACATTAAGTTGAGTTGGAGTGCTTTCTTATTATATATGTGTTTTTTGGAATTTATCCATTACACTCGTCATGCAAATTATCTCATGATTTGGGCATGATAATGTTCCTCATAGGATATTCGTGATAATGTTAGAAGAATCTGTATTCTGGTGCTGGGATGTTCCGGTGTTATACCTTTCATTACTTCCTGTTAAGATGACTACAATGAAATGGGacataaatctacacatataatttGGAAATGCAACTTTGTATGTGAACAAAAATCATCATGTACACATTCTTATTGTTGACACTAAAATTTCATGTGCCTGCAGGTACTTGGATGCATATTATTATAGAAGGCAACgagtagaaaaagaaaatgggaTGAACTTTATTCAATCTGTAATTTAAAAGGGTTTGACTTGATTGTTCATTCTCACTATGTAATGCTGGCATGCGTAGGTAGGTTGAAACTGTACGTAATGCTCATTAAATCAATTCCACATGTATTCTCATTTGTGTTGAGGGATGGTGATCCAAATGATGGGCTTGAAGAGAAGAGGTGGAAGAtggtattttattttcttcagagAAAATGTGGCTTCCGCTATTTGAAATCACCATGACCATTTactgcatatttattttttctattacaAATTTCTGATGGCTCCTTAAATAACTTACAGATTAGGCAGTACATTTCATCAAATGGTGGAGTTATTAAAGCTGAAGAACTGGCACCATTTCTTGATGTCCCACCACTGTCAGAACGGTCCAAGGCATGGAAACTCTGGTCCAAAGCGCTAACAAGATGAATGGGCACCTTTATTTTTCAAttcattttctcatttttaaattGCATTTCGAATTTGGTTACTTTTTGTTGGCAATCAGCGTTTAGTGTACTGTTGAGGTCTCAGAACATTTGCAACCAAATCATTAAAGACTGACGATCCGTGAGATAATAAATATATCTATCTAGTTAAGGACCATTGCTTCTCTCAAAATCTGCATGTGCATTATATCACTACATGTGATGCGATTAATATTGAATAGCTATGTAACTTATAGCCCCAAAGCAGTGTTACATCCGGTGTTTATCATCAAACAGAATCTAGCGCGTAGGATACTAGGATTCCTTTATGGTCTAATATGCAAATTAATTAGTTTGTTTGGAGAATGGAGATTATGCTATTAGTTAAATTTTCAGGTGGCAATGGATTTGGTTAAAAGATGGAACGAAAACATTTCTAAATCATAAATTTAAAGAACTACTTTAGTCCTCACTCTTTGAGGAAACCAACTTTTAGAGTAAGAATGGGATATGAACAAGTGGAACTCACGTGAGATAGTTTGACACACTTTTGCTGCACCCAGATATAAGCTTGAAGGCTTCCAATGCACAAGCAGCAGATATAATTGCATTCGTGGAAGCAATGGCTGGGATTATATTCTTGACAACACCCTGAAAATCATAAAACATGGCCATTATTACACATGTCACTGTCCtatgaaaataaaatttaagaaaATGAAATTTATGCATCACATACAAAGTTGGAACTCTGTTATCCAGTTAATCTAGAATTCAATCTAGCAGAcataaataaatatagaaaaaaacaGGCAGATTAGACTActgacaaaaataaaaattaggaTTCCAGatactaatatatataaaaagatCATTACTTCTGTGTCAATATCAAAACAAATAAGACGAAAGCACTATATATGCCATGCACAGAGAATAAGTCGCTGAACTTCCGAGAAAATGGCACAAAAACATTTATGACAAAAGAATACTATTCAATTCTATGGAAAATTAAAACGCCAAGTACCAAGAATGAGAAGCATGGTTACCTAGTGAAGTGCTTAAGCACCAGGTAAATCATGTAAAATAATCAACTAGATGATGAGTTTTTGTGCATAAAGCAACAAAGAAACACATGTGCAATAGCACCGGAATCAAAGATATACTGATAATCAAAAGACATATTCATTCAAAATTAGGGTAGACCGGTAGAGTATGTGCAGTTAGCCAGTTCCCATATTACAACgctataattattttaaaaataagcaATTCCATAACTTAACAGAACTTAAAGAAGCTATAGCCCTGATTTAGAACCATTCTTATGCTCAGACCTTAGCTTCTTTATATCACTCAAGCCGCCATATTAGCAGACAATGAGCAATTCCGCAGTGGATTTTTCTTACCCACCCATCCCCGCATTCATGTCCTCTTTGAACACAAAATTTAACATCACAAGGTTCTATTGTTTAACATCACTACGTGCAATATAGATTAAATGTCATGAGTTATGACttcggaaaaaaagagaggttaAAATTGGTTTGTCTATAGAAATCGTGCATCATTACCGAATTGAAGGTAAAACACATTCTATCAGTATAAGAAGCAACGATTTGAGATACGTAAGGACTAAAATACAGCAAGGCTTGGTCAATAAACAGAGAACAAACCTGAGTCAATGAATATGTTACACCAGAAATACCAAAAAGCTCTGCTCTCTTTAAAGCCTGTATAAGTACACATATCAAAAGATTCGACAGAGGacactaataataaaataaattacacgACATTGCAGTAAAGCATGCCTGTGAATAAATCCACTGCATATGCTCAGCATCATCAGCATCAAAAGGTTTTCGGGGATGAACCTACAACAGTGAATTTAACTGTAGGCGTGGGGAGAACTGAAAGAGAAATCATAAAGAGACAAAAGTAGTACCTCATCCCATTTGATCAAATGAGCATACTCAATGCAATGAGCTGCAGTTCTTGGAGTCTCAGCGAGGGTACATAAGGGATATTTAACCTGGGGAGGAAAAAGCCATATGTTGCATTCAAAGCAAGGTGTTTTCCCTGGTATTATGACTCTAGCATGACCTTTGAAGCCTTCGGTTCCACCATCTACCATAGGTTTAAACGTCTCTGGGATTGGATTGTCATTTGAGTCGTACTCTGCAATATGAATGAATATGTGGCGAACCATTATGTCATGCATGACACATTTTGATTTCTACTGTGTAAATAATAACATGCATAGGCTCTGATCAACTGATAAGCAGAAACATAAACAAACTACATTACGAAGGTCATAACCAACAATAACGGGCCAAATATAGTCTGCACTGAGGAGAGACCAGTGAACTCATAGCCAAAACCTTGAGTTTATCTCCACAGCATCATAATTATCACTTGAGAAAAGAAGTAATAATTTTGAAGAATTATAAGCAGTGTGCAGAGTTGACCATTGATAGTTTAAGTTGAAGTGGATACAGAACAAAATTGATTGCCATTAATCTCTAGCGCACATTTTCTTGTAAAACTTTATTAGTCCCAATTGAGCGTGATGGATGTAGTTCACTTGCAAATCTCAATGTGTAATGTCACAACCACAGTTCTAGAAAGGAACAAGGACATGCTGTAGACCCAAAGGCTGCAGTCTCCTAGTTTGAAGCCAATTTTCCTGAGTCGCAGAATATATCTACATAAAATTTGACACGGAAAAACATACCTAAGAAACCACAAGCCACAGAATTGATATAGCTTCGAGCCTCAATGGAATCTAGACCAAGCACAATTATGTGGAACTGACTGTAGAACTCTATCTCTTTATCTTCAATCCTGCAAAAGTGGGGCACAATGTTCACCCCACTAACTCGCTCCATAACCCTCTTCGCCGCTACTTCAGCCTTGGACTTCCCAACATCTTGAATTCTGTACATGAGTGCATACAGCCCACAATGAAACGATAAAAGATGACAAGTAATTATATAAAGAAAATCTAATATCAAAGCACACAAATAGTTGTGGCTGCAATTAAGTGAGGCTTCAGCATAATGTGATGAGAAACCAAGTCAAATTTTAGCCTCAGTTTGAATTTAAAATGGAGAATGATAATTCTTTCTTTCGCGATTCACTTAGGCTTGCCTTGGGGAACCCAAATTATCCTTCCTGTCGCTATTTATCCTCCCAAGACATTATAAAGTTTTCTCAGGGAAATATGCCTATACTATGTCGCCATCACCATCACATTGAGCTTCCATGCAGTGGTCCTGTAGACGCATCCTTCTGCAGCACCACCTAGATGGCTGCCACCTGTCCCCAACATGGATTTGAAAGTGGTGGAGATAGATGGGTCTCAAACCTGTCCTAGATCTCAACGTGGATCTCAAACCTGTCATGTAGCACCGCTCGCTCGTCCACTGCTTTGAGATCCATGTTGGGGACAAGTGGCGGCATCCTAAATGGTTTTGCAGAGGATGTGTTTACAGCACCGttgcataaaaaaaaaatctgtttaCCCTGCATCCTGTCTAACTGTCATTTGGTAACTCAAAACTTGTAAACAAATGCATAGtgaaggtaattttttttttgatgattTGCCACTTAAAAGATTGACCCTTTGATTATGATGTCACTCGTATCAATAAAATGTAAGACCATCTGAGTCAATGACTGTGGGTCACAGTGGCAAATAAGCGAAGCCACTTGAATAAATTGATGGTTTGCCACTGAAAAGATTAACCCTTTGATTATGATTAGTGAAGATAAAAGAGATTTTTTTATCCTTAAACCCCGAAGGGCAGGAGCTCTGCCATCCGATtaagaagaagatgcagaagaGATATATCAGTGGAATCAGAAGGCCTACAGGCAGGTAGCGATTGGCATTTGAACGGAGCATCAAATCCTAACATCACCAGAACATAAATCCCTTCAGTTCCTCTCCCAACTCGCAAGACAATAACAAACGAAGATACACAAGCGACGGGGGTGAGGAGAAGACCAGCCGGACCTGAAGAGGAACTGGCGGTTGAGGTTGGAGACGTCGATGGTGTCCATGTCGATGACGTGCAGTTTCTTGAACCCGGAGAGAGCGAGGTCCTTGAGGAGCTCGCCCCCCAGCCCGCCAGCGCCCACCACCAGGACCTCCACGAGGCTCCCAAGCAGGTCCCGCAACTGCGCGCACGGATCAAACCAACCGTATCAGAGTAAGTAAAGAGGGAGGAATCGCAACGAGATACGGCGAAGGAGGATGAGTAACGGGGGCGGCTCACTTTGGGGCTGGGGTCAAAGGTGGCCTCAGCGAGGTTGCCGGGGCGGGAGAGGAGCATGTCGAGGTCCCGCCACCTCTCGGGCTCCGTCGGCGCCGGAAGCTCCGCGTCCGGGGAGGCCATCTCGGCGGTCGGCGGTGCGACTACCTTGCCTTCGATTGCAGAGGGTGCGGCCGGACTGCGGGCTTTAATGGCTGCGGCGGAAAGGCCGAAAGGAGGTCGGAATTAACACCAGGTGCTTGGCTGGACGGCCAGGATGCGTGATGCGCCCGATCGGACGGATTTCGGCAGAAGTTGGGCAGCCcggttttattttttattttactagTTGAGTCACCGTGAGTtataatgaaaataaaattgatataagactatatatatatatagatagatattaCTTATATCATTAAATCTAAGTAGAGATTCTCTATATTACCACATGACAGATCTGCTGCatatttataactatttttatttctacTACCTCTAAAAGTTGAATGATGGTTTGATCTTGTATGTGTGCAAATTAGACTGTATAGTTGAATGTCTATGTGTTGCAACGGGAGTCACAAATTTGCAtatgataatattgttgattCCTCTAAAACCAAATATCATCGTCAAAATatctttcaaaaaataatattgttaacATTGTTGAAGCATTGCAAATACTAAAGACACTATTATGAACACCATACAACACATTGTTGTATAACCAAGTTTGCATCCTTATTCGAACATTCATAGAACACTCATAAAAAACATAAGGAAAGGAGAGTCAGGTTAAGCGTTGAAGTAGAACATAAAGTATATACTTAGAAATTGTcacaaaatataaaataaaaaaaaaaaaaatcctatggTGCCACGAGATGCGGCTACATAAAACTTAAAATTGGAGTTATTCCTTTTCTGCTTAGATATTTGAGCTTGAAGTTAAAAGAATAggttttaagaaaaaagatTAGAAGAAACAAATCCTACATTACCGATAGAAAATCCCAAGATAGCATTCAACAACCATAGAGACCCGACCAACAACCCTTGAGACCGAACCAACAACCCTTGAGACCCGACAACCGTCTtatccatatttattttcataatAATACATGTGTGTTGTAACAGAAACACAGAAAAATGTTCCTAAATTTGACAAACGATATCGATTTTACTTTTCACATGAAGAGATTAAACAACATGCTAAAgataatatatttaattttatagAGCAAAAGTGCTCCGTAACACTAAAAGTCTA includes:
- the LOC133909925 gene encoding NEDD8-activating enzyme E1 catalytic subunit-like; the protein is MASPDAELPAPTEPERWRDLDMLLSRPGNLAEATFDPSPKLRDLLGSLVEVLVVGAGGLGGELLKDLALSGFKKLHVIDMDTIDVSNLNRQFLFRIQDVGKSKAEVAAKRVMERVSGVNIVPHFCRIEDKEIEFYSQFHIIVLGLDSIEARSYINSVACGFLEYDSNDNPIPETFKPMVDGGTEGFKGHARVIIPGKTPCFECNIWLFPPQVKYPLCTLAETPRTAAHCIEYAHLIKWDEVHPRKPFDADDAEHMQWIYSQALKRAELFGISGVTYSLTQGVVKNIIPAIASTNAIISAACALEAFKLISGCSKSVSNYLTYNGLEGTHIKVTDFVRDKDCLVCGPGTLIELDTSSTLSEFIKMLEEDPRLRMSKASVTHEGNNLYMQSPEVLEQMTRPNLSIPMFELLKGVPYATVHVTGMAENNGKKVSSQRKLRLAFKGVEEASKMDTTESS